The DNA region TTCACCGCGATGTAGTCGCCCAGCGACAACGAGAACGTGAAGATCGAGCCGGCGACGACGGCCGGGAAGGTCACCGGCAGCACCACCGAGCGGAACGTCCGGAACGGCCGGGCGCCGAGGTCGCCCGAGGCGTCCACCAGGGAGTTCGGCAACCGTTCCAGGCCCGCGTAGATCGGCAGGATCATGTACGGCAGCCACAGGTACGACAACGTGATCACGGTCGCGAGCACGCCGTAGCCGGGAGTATCCAGGCCGAACGGGTTCAGCAGCCAGTGCAGGACTCCGTTGCCGGACAACATGGTCCGCCACGCGTAGGCCTTCACCAGGTAGCTCGCCCACAGCGGCGTCATGACGGCGATGACCAGGAGGCGCCGCGCCCTCGGTGAGGCGAATTTGGCCATGTAGAACGCCATCGGGAAGGCGATGATCGCGGTGACCACCGTGACCAGCGCGGCGATCCCGACCGTCCGGAAGGTGATCGTGCGGTACACCGCATCGCTGAAGAGGGTGACGAAGTTATTCAGCGACCACTCGGTCACGACCTGGCCGGTGAAGACGTCGGTGCTCCAGAACGCGGTCACGAACAGCGCGGCCAGCGCGCCGAGGTAGGCGAGGCCGAGCCACAGCATCGGTGCGGAGAGCAGGAGTCCCAGTCGCAGCCTGGGTTTGCGGTACAGGAAGGCGGAGGTTTTCCGCCTCGGCGAATCGAGGGTGGTCGTCATCGTCTCCACCAGGTGAGGGATGGGACCGGGAGCGGCCGGAGTGGGGGCCCACCGGCCGCTCCCGGAGTCGGGAGGTCAGCCCTTGATCTCGGTCCAGGCGCGGGTCCACTCGCCGTAGTCCTTGCACTTGACGTCGGTGCGGCCGTCGAGACACTGCGCGATCGGCGTCGTCCAGTACTGGATCTTCGAGGCGTACGCGGCGTCACCGGCGTGGAAGGTCTCGCAGTGCGCCTTGTTCTTGGTTTCGGCGCACGCCTTGGGGTTCGAGGGCGATTCACCGAAGTACTCGGCCACCTGCGCGTTGG from Amycolatopsis sp. EV170708-02-1 includes:
- a CDS encoding ABC transporter permease, producing MTTTLDSPRRKTSAFLYRKPRLRLGLLLSAPMLWLGLAYLGALAALFVTAFWSTDVFTGQVVTEWSLNNFVTLFSDAVYRTITFRTVGIAALVTVVTAIIAFPMAFYMAKFASPRARRLLVIAVMTPLWASYLVKAYAWRTMLSGNGVLHWLLNPFGLDTPGYGVLATVITLSYLWLPYMILPIYAGLERLPNSLVDASGDLGARPFRTFRSVVLPVTFPAVVAGSIFTFSLSLGDYIAVKIVGGTSQMLGNVVYDNIGAANNLPFAATVATVPVVIMLAYLAAVRRTGALDNL